In Streptomyces nojiriensis, the sequence TCGCCACCGGCAAGGCGGCCGTGGCCGAACTGCCGACCACCACCAAGGCGCCGGCCATCGGCCAGGCCGAACTGGACCGGGCCATGAAGGAGTTCGCCGAGCCCGCGATGTCCGCGAACGCCACCGTCAAGGTGGGCACCAAGTCCATCGCCTTCGGCGCCCGGTCCCTGCCCAAGATCCTGAGCATGCAGCCCGTCGACGGCCGCCTGACCGAGAAGTTCGACCTGGAGGCGCTCAAGGCGACCTACGGGAACACCTTCGACGGGATCCTGATCACCCGCGGCACCGGCGAGAAGACGGCCGTCACCCCCCAGGACATCGCCGGCGCCCTCGGCAAGGCCCTGCGCGGCAAGACCACGGCCGAACGCACCGTGGTCGTCGACACCAACCCGAGCTAGTCCGTCCCGTCCCGTCCGGACCGGCCGACCGGTGCCCCCGCCCGTACCCCGGGCGGGGGCACCGTCATGTCCGCCGCATGACATCCGTCATCCGGCACACACGACGCCCGACACTGCCGCGCGGGACCCCGTACGGGCGAATCTCTACCCATGACGACGACGACCGCGACACGCACCGCGAAGCCCACCACCGACAGCGTGGTCAGCTTCGAGAACGTGACCAAGAGCTACGGCACGGTCCGGGCGGTCGACGGCCTCTCCCTCACGCTCCACCCGGGCGAGACCGTCGCGCTCCTCGGCCCCAACGGCGCCGGCAAGTCCTCCACCCTCGACCTCCTCCTGGGCCTGCGCCCCGCCGACTCCGGCTCCGTCCGGATCTTCGGCACCACCCCGCGCGAGGCCGTCGCCGCCGGCCGGGTCGGCGCGATGCTGCAGAGCGGCGGCCTGATGGAGGAGGTGACCGTACGGGAGATCGTCGCGCTCGGCTGCGCCCTGCACCCGCGGCCGCACCCGGTCGACAAGGTGCTCTCCCGGGCCGGCATCGACAAGATCGCCGACCGCCGGGTCGACAAGCTCTCCGGCGGCCAGGAACAGCGCGTGCGCTTCGCGCTCGCCACGGCCGGCCACAACGACCTGATCGTGCTCGACGAGCCGACCACCGGCATGGACGTCACCGCCCGCCAGTCCTTCTGGGCCACCATGCGGGAACAGGCCGACCAGGGCCGCACCGTCCTCTTCGCCACCCACTACCTGGAAGAGGCCGACGCGATCGCCGACCGGGTCCTGGTGCTCAGCAAGGGCCGGCTCCTCGCGGACGGCACCGCCGCCGAGATCAAGGCCAAGGCCGGGGCCCGGAAGATCTCCTTCGACCTGCCCGCCGCCGTCGGCACCGACATCGAGCAGCTGCGCGCGCTGCCCTTCCTGACGGCCTTCGAGCACCACGGCGACACCGTGCGCATCCAGTCCCGCGACGCCGACGCCACCGTCCACGCCGTGTACGGACTCGGTCTGTACCCCCGCAATCTGGAGGTCGCGGGCCTCGGCCTGGAACAGGCCTTCATCGCTCTCACCGAGGCCGAGGAGGCCACCCAGTGAACGCCCTGATCAAGCTGGAGATCGTCCGCGCCCTGCGGAACAAGAAGTACCTCTTCTTCACGATCATGTACCCGGCCGCGCTGTTCCTGATGCTCGGCGGAACCCTCGACGGCACCACCAAGGTCATGGGCACCGAACTGACCATGCCCGCCTTCTACATGGTCGCCATGGCCTCCTTCGGCGCCCTGACCGCCGTCCTGATGGGCAACAGCGAACGCATCGCCAAGGAACGGGAGAAGGGCTGGGTCCGCCAGCTGCGCCTCACGGCCCTCCCCGGCCGCGGCTACGTCCTCGCCAAGACCGCGGGCGCCGGCGTGCTCTCGCTCCCCGCCATCCTGGTCGTCTTCGCGGTGGCGGCCGCCGTGAAGGGCGTACGGTTCGACGCCTGGCAGTGGCTCGCCCTCACCGGCTCCATCTGGGCCGGCAGCCTGGTCTTCGCGGCGCTCGGCGTCGCCCTCGGCTACCTGGCGAGCGGGGACAACGTCCGCCCCATCACGATGCTCGTCTACTTCTCCCTGTCGATCCTCGGCGGCCTGTGGATGCCCACCGCGAACTTCCCGCAGTGGCTCCAGAACATCTGCGAGTGGCTCCCCACCCACGCCTACGCGGGCCTCGGCCAGGCCATCGAGCTCGGCGGCGCGCCCCGGGCCGGGGACGTGGCGCTCCTCGCGGTCTACTTCGTACTGTTCACCGGTGCGGCCGCCTGGCTGTACCGCAAGGACTCACTGAAGGCATGAAACCCGTGGCGCTGACGAAGGAAGACGAGGACCGGGACTTCCCCGAGATCGCCAAACAGCCCGAGAACCGTCATCAGAAGATGGTGAAGGCGCTCTGGATCAGCGTCTGGCTCTTCTACCTGAGCGCCCCCGTCGCCGACCTGGCCGACGGCGGGCACGGCCCCGCGGCCCGGGTGCTCGCCGGCCTGGGCCTCGCGGTCTTCGTCGCCTGGTACCTGGTGCTGGTCTTCCGCACCGCCCACCCGATGCCGGTCCGCCGGGTGCTGTTCTCCCTGGCGGTGCTCGCCGCCGAGGCCATGGTCCTGTCGCTGGCCCTGGGCCGCGAATGGCTCGTCCTCTTCGTCTACGTGGCCATCTCCTCCGGAGCCGCGCTGCCGCCCCGGTACGCCCGCTGGACCGTCCTCGTCACCACCGCCCTGCTGGCGGTCACGGCGAACGCGGTCCCGGACGGCACCGCCTACCTGGCGGGCCTGCTGATCCCGGCCCTGATGGGCGGATTCGCCATGGCCGGGGTCCGGGCGATGATCCGCACCACGATGGAGCTGCGCGAGGCCCGGGCCACCGTGGCCCAGCTCGCGGCCAACGAGGAGCGGCTGCGGATGGCCCGGGACCTGCACGACCTGCTGGGGCACTCGCTGTCGCTGATCACGCTGAAGAGCGAGCTGGCGGGCCGGATGCTGCCCGGGCAGCCGGAGGCGGCCGCCCAGCAGGTCGCCGACATCGAGCAGGTCAGCCGGCAGGCGCTGGTCGACGTACGCGAAGCGGTGAGCGGCTACCGGCGGCCCACCCTCCCCGGCGAACTCGCGGGCGCACGCACGGCCCTGGCCGCGGCGGGCGTCCTGGCCGACCTCCCGGCGCCCCCGGCCGACGACCTTCCGGAGGCGGCGGAATCGGCCCTGGCCTGGTCCCTGCGCGAAGCGGTGACGAACGTGGTGCGGCACAGCGGCGCGAAGCGCTGCCGGGTCACGCTGGAGACCAGCCAGACCCTCGACGGGCCGGTACTGGAACTGACCGTCACGGACGACGGCACGAGCGGCGTCCAGGGCGGCCCCGGCAACGGCCTGACCGGCCTGACGGAACGTCTGGAGGCCCTCGGCGGAACCCTGTCGGCGGGCGCCGCAGGCCGGACCGGCTTCGCCCTCACCGCCCGCGTCCCCCTAGGATCGAGCACATGACCTCACGTCCCATCCGCATCCTCCTGGCGGAGGACCAGTCGATGGTCCGCGAGGCCCTCGCCGCGCTGCTCGGCCTGGAACCCGACATCGAGGTACGGGTCCAGGTGGCCCGCGGCGACGAGGTGCTGGCGGCGGCCCGCGCGCACGACGTGAACGTGGCCCTGCTGGACATCGAGATGCCGGGCATGACGGG encodes:
- a CDS encoding ABC transporter ATP-binding protein, translated to MTTTTATRTAKPTTDSVVSFENVTKSYGTVRAVDGLSLTLHPGETVALLGPNGAGKSSTLDLLLGLRPADSGSVRIFGTTPREAVAAGRVGAMLQSGGLMEEVTVREIVALGCALHPRPHPVDKVLSRAGIDKIADRRVDKLSGGQEQRVRFALATAGHNDLIVLDEPTTGMDVTARQSFWATMREQADQGRTVLFATHYLEEADAIADRVLVLSKGRLLADGTAAEIKAKAGARKISFDLPAAVGTDIEQLRALPFLTAFEHHGDTVRIQSRDADATVHAVYGLGLYPRNLEVAGLGLEQAFIALTEAEEATQ
- a CDS encoding ABC transporter permease gives rise to the protein MNALIKLEIVRALRNKKYLFFTIMYPAALFLMLGGTLDGTTKVMGTELTMPAFYMVAMASFGALTAVLMGNSERIAKEREKGWVRQLRLTALPGRGYVLAKTAGAGVLSLPAILVVFAVAAAVKGVRFDAWQWLALTGSIWAGSLVFAALGVALGYLASGDNVRPITMLVYFSLSILGGLWMPTANFPQWLQNICEWLPTHAYAGLGQAIELGGAPRAGDVALLAVYFVLFTGAAAWLYRKDSLKA
- a CDS encoding sensor histidine kinase gives rise to the protein MKPVALTKEDEDRDFPEIAKQPENRHQKMVKALWISVWLFYLSAPVADLADGGHGPAARVLAGLGLAVFVAWYLVLVFRTAHPMPVRRVLFSLAVLAAEAMVLSLALGREWLVLFVYVAISSGAALPPRYARWTVLVTTALLAVTANAVPDGTAYLAGLLIPALMGGFAMAGVRAMIRTTMELREARATVAQLAANEERLRMARDLHDLLGHSLSLITLKSELAGRMLPGQPEAAAQQVADIEQVSRQALVDVREAVSGYRRPTLPGELAGARTALAAAGVLADLPAPPADDLPEAAESALAWSLREAVTNVVRHSGAKRCRVTLETSQTLDGPVLELTVTDDGTSGVQGGPGNGLTGLTERLEALGGTLSAGAAGRTGFALTARVPLGSST